The genome window GGCTCCGCGCAGGAAAAGATCGACATCACCCTTCTCGGCGAGTTTTACGAGCGGCGCGGCGACAAGATCGCCGCCGAAACCGCAGCCAATGCCGACGGCATCGCGGGCCGCATGACCGTCTCCGCGAAAACGCCCGGCACCAATCCGAGCTGGATCGTCTTCGCGCTCTCGAACCCGACCGACAAGCCGGTGATGCGCTTCCTCAGCGCCCAGCGCTACGACATCGTCAATTCCGGCGTGTTCAAGCCTGACCTCGACGCGCCACGCATCACGAACGTTACGCCATCGCTCGGCTTCCGCCCGGAGCGGGTCGAGGATTACGACTTCCTCGACATCTACCGTCTTTCCATAGAACCCGGCACCACGGTGACATTCATCGTGGAACTCGCTTCGGCGTCGGTGCCGCGCCTCTACCTTTCGTCCGCGCAGAATTTCGGCAAGCGCCTGCGCGACGTCAATCTTCTGAACGGCATTCTGCTTGGCATCACGGGCCTACTCGCGCTGTTTTTCACCGTGATCTTCGCCGTCAATCACAAGTCGATCTTCCCGGCGGCGGCGCTGCTCGCCTGGTCGGCGCTAGCCTATCTTTGCGTGGACTTCGGCTTCTGGCACAAACTGTTCCAGCTATCCTCCGAAGATAACGGCACCTATCGAGCGATGACGGAGGCGTCGTTTGCGGCGAGTCTCGTCATCTTCCTCTACGCCTTTCTCAATCTCAGGCTGTGGCACTCGTGGATTTCCATGGCCTTCTTCGGCTGGATCGTAGCGCAGCTCGGCCTCATCTTCTTCGGGCTCGTGGACGCGCAGGCAACCATGAGCCTCGCGCGCCTGTCGCTGATCCCCATCTCGGTCATAGGAACGGCCGTCATCGTGTTCCTGGCGCTCAGGGGACAGGAACGCGCGCTTTCGCTGCTGCCAGTATGGATGCTGTTTCTCCTGTGGTTGTTCGCAGCCGCCGTCATCGTCACCGGCAAAATGTCCGGCGACGTGGCCGTGGTGGCGATCTCGGCGGGCCTCGTGGTGTTCGTCATGCTGATCGGCTTGACGGTGACGCAATACGCGTTCCAGAGCGCCGATCCCGGTGCGTCCGGGGAAGATCCAGGGCAGTTCAAGCTGCGCGTCATGGCGCTGGAGGCCTCCGGCGCGAGCGTCTGGGAGTGGGACGGGCGCCGCAATGAAATCAACGCCGGGCCGGAGGTCGAGAACGCGCTCGGCGTTCCTCCCGGCACGCTTCGCTGCTCGCAGGACGCCTGGCTTCAAAATCTCCACGCCTCCGACCGTGAACGCATGCGCCTCACGCTGTGGACACTACGCGAGCGGCAGGGCGGCGACATCAACCTCGAATTCCGCATGAAGCGGGCCGATGGCGGCTATCTCTGGTACGAGCTTCGCGCCGCCGTCACGCCGCAACGAACGACGCGCCAGCTCCGCGGCGTCGGCCTCCTGCGCAACGTCAACGCGCAGAAGCGAGCGCAGGAGCGGCTGCTCCACAACGCCATCCGCGACGGCCTCACCGGCCTGCCGAACCGTGAGCTTTTCCTCGACCGGCTGCAGTTCGCCGTCGCCCGCGCGCAACAGGAAAACCTGAAGCCGACTGTCTTCTTCGTCGACCTCGACGCGCTCAAGAACCAGAGCCGCTCGGCCGATTTTGCCACCAATGACGGCGTACTGCTGACCATCTCGCGGCGGCTCCAGCGATACATCTCGCAGCAGGACACGTTGGCTCGCGTCAGCGCGCTGCAATTCGCGATCCTTATCTCCGACGACACCGAGCCGCGCCATATCGCCATGCTGGCCGAGCGCGTGCGCCGCTCGCTTCGCACGCCGATGAAGGTCGGCGGCCGCGATCTGGTGCTCACCGGCAGTATCGGCATCGCCATGTATGACGGCACGCAGGAGCACGCGGAAGACCTGTTGCGCGAGGCCGAAAGCGCCATGTATCGCGCCAAGCGCGCAGGGCCCGACCGCATCGAGCTGTTCAAGCCCGAAATGCGCGGCGCCACCGACGAGCGCGCCATCGTGCAGGCCGATTTGAAGCACGCCATCGAGCGCCGTCAGATCCGCATCCTGTACCAGCCCATCATGCGCATCGCCGACGAGCGGCTGGCGGGCATGGAAGCGTTCGTCGTGTGGGAGCACCCCACGCTCGGCAAGCTTTCGCTGCCGGAATTCGAGGCGGCCGCCGAAGCTGCGGGGCTTTCGGGCGAGCTGTGGTCATACGTCTTCGAGCGCTGCATCCGCCAAGGCGCGCGCTGGCACCGCATCCTTCAGCGCGACGACCCGATTTACCTCTCGATCAACATGTCGAGCCAGCAGCTTTTCCACCACGATCTGGTGCAGAACCTGCGGCTCATCATCGGGCGTGAGACGCTGCCCAAGGGCGCGCTGCGGCTGGAAATCGCCGAGACGCTCATCAACGCGAACCCCGAGCAGGCGATCGAGATTCTCGACTGGCTGAAAAGCCTCAACGTCTCCATCGCGCTCGACGAGTTCGGCGTCAGCTTCTCGTCGCTGTCCTACTGGAACCGCCTCTCCATCGACGCGATCAAGATCGACCGCTCGCTCGTGACGCTCTCCGACAAGGACCGCTCAAGCGCCATGGTGCTGAAGGCGGTGCTGTCCATCGCGCACGAACTCGGCAAGGACGTCGTGGCGGTGGGCATCGACAGCGAGGAGGATCTCGCTTATGTCCGCGCGCTCGGCTGCGATTACGGTCAGGGCTTCTTCTACGCGGACCTCATGTCCGACAAGGACGTCGTCAACCTTCTGAACGCCATCGCGCGCTCGACCAAGCGCGACAACAGAGCCATCGAGAAGGAAGAGCGTCGCGCCGACCGCCGCGCGCAAAAGGGGCGCGAGGAGGAAAGCGAAAAGGCGTTGGTTCTCGCCGAAAGGGAAACGCTGACAGCGGGGGACGGCGCGCCGGAGGCGTCCGCCAAGCCGTCGCGAGCTATAGGCCGCCGTTTCCGTCGCGGTGACGCGAGCAGGACGCGGACAAAGGGCGAGGCGGCAGCGCCTAAACCGGAAGCCGCGACGCAAGCAGCAAGCCTTGTCCCAGGTCAACCGCCCCAGCCCGGTCAGGGCTTCGCCACCGACGCCCCCAAACCGCCGGGGCAGCCTTTCCCGCCGTTCAATAAGCGGTAGAGCTTTTCGCGGCTGCTCGGTCAGGCGTGCGTTGAATCGGACCCGATTTGACGCCGCGAAGGTCGACATCCAAGACTTACATCGTCGTGCCGAACGCTGTGTCAATAGCGAGAAGCCGTATCCGATGGTTCAAACGTCTTTTTTACGCCAACCGACACCCGCTTCGTTGGCACGCATAACCGCCAAGGCACTGCCGTCTATGGCGATGATAGCGCGGCGGCGGAACCTCAGAAATAGGTCTTCAGGTCCATGCCCGCGTAGAGAGACGCGACCTGCTCGCCATACCCGTTGAAGGGAAGCGTCGGGCGACGCGGCGCGAACAACCCGCCCTCGCCGATACGCCGCTCGGTCGCCTGGCTCCAGCGCGGATGATCCACCGCCGGGTTCACGTTGGAATAGAAGCCGTATTCACGCGGGTTCTGCATGTTCCACGAGGTCGGCGGCTGGCGCTCCACGAGGCTGACGCGCACGATCGACTTGATGCTCTTGAACCCGTATTTCCACGGCACGACGAGGCGCAGCGGCGCGCCGTTCTGGTTCGGCAGCGTTTCGCCGTAAAGGCCGACCGCGAGGATCGTCAGCGGATGCATCGCCTCGTCGAGGCGCAGGCCCTCGCGATAGGGCCAGTCGAGCGGCTGGAAAAACCCCCTCTGCCCCGGCATTTCGGACGGCCGCACCAGCGTTTCGAAGGCGACGAACTTCGCGGAGCCGAGCGGCTCGACTCGGGCGAGAAGCGCCGACAACGGGAAGCCGATCCACGGGATCACCATCGACCAGCCTTCGACGCAGCGCAGCCGGTAGATGCGCTCTTCAAGCGGCGCAAGCTTCAGGATGTCGTCCAGCGCGAGGGTCGCGGGCTTCGCGACGAGCCCGTCGATGGCGACGGACCAAGGGCTCGTCTTGAGCTTGCCGGCGTAGGAGGCGGGATCGCCCTTGTCCGTTCCGAACTCGTAGAAATTGTTGTAGGTGGTCACGTCCTTCTTCGGCGTCAGCGGCTCGGTCGTGCCGAACGGGCCTTTGTCGAAGGCGAGCGGCTCCGCGTTCGAGGGCGACGGTAGGCCCAGCGCCAGCGACGCAATCGCCCCGCCGATGAACTCGCGGCGACGCAAATACAGCGCGCGCGGCGTGATCTCGGAGGAAGGGATGGGCGGCCCCAGCGCGTCGCGCGTTCCGACAGCCGCGCTCTGGCGCACGGATTTCTTGCCGCGATCCGGGTCGCATGCGGGTTGATCTGCGCGTTTGTCCGACATGACACCTCGCTTCCGATCCGCATGTGGGCGTCGCTTTGGGAAAGCGCCACCGGGTGTCCATCACAAGGCGGAGAGGCGGCGCTCCTCGCTCGCCCTCTCAGCCCGGCAGCGCCGCCGGGTGAGGCCGTCGCGCGAGGCCGTAGAGATAGACGATCAGCCCGCACCAGATGATCGCGAAGCCGGCGAGTTTCGCCTCCGTCAGCAACTCGCCGAACACGAAGACGCCGATCAGGAATTGCAGCGTCGGCGCGAGATATTGCAGCATGCCGATGGTGGAGAGCGGAACGCGCTTCGCGGCGAGCGCGAAGGTGATGAGCGGCACGACGGTCACCATACCGGAGCCCGCGAGCAGGAGGTCGAGCGATACGGGGCCGTGCAGCATCGCAAGTTCGCCGCGCATGCCCATGATCCACAGCAGCACTGCGGCCGGAAGCGCAAGGATCGCCGTTTCGAGGAACAGCCCTTCGGCTGCCGGAAGGGGCGCGGTCTTCTTGATGAGACCGTAAAATCCGAAGGATAGCGCCAGCGTGAAGGCGATCCACGGCACGCTCTGCGCGCCAAGGCACAGATAGGTCACGCCCGCCGCCGCCGTCAGCACACCCGCCGCCTGCACCGACGAAAGCCGCTCCCCGAGTGCAATGCGCCCGATAATCACATTGACGATAGGCAAGATGAAATAGCCGAGGCTCGCCTCCACGGTTCGGTTGGTCGTCACCGCGAGGATATAGACGCCCCAGTTTATCGATATGAGAACCGCCGCGAGCGCATAGAGACCGACAAGCCGCAAGTCTAGGCGGCGCATCAGCGCTCGCAGGTGCCCCGACAGCAAAAGCCATGCGAGGAGGAAGACGAGCGACCACAGGATCCGCTGGGCGAGAATCTCAAGCGCCGAAGCCGGTTTGAGGAGCGCGAGATAAAGCGGAAGCAGCCCCCAGATGAAATAGGTCGCCAGCGCGAACCCGAGCCCGTGCATATCCACTGCCCTTCCCTCCCGGAGCGCCGCGCATCCTGATGAGCATCCGCTTGACGCCTCAAACCCCCCAAAGAAGGCTCACGATGAACCTCCCCGCGATGAACAGCAGGAAGGACATGAACGTGATTTCGAGCGTCCGCCGCGAAAGCCGATGCGCTACCTTCGCGCCGAGCGGTGCCGCGAGTACGCTCACCGGGCCGAGCACGATGAAGCCGAGAAGGCTGACATAGCCCGCCGACAGAGGCGGCAGCGCGGCGACGTTCCAGCCTTCCACGATATAGCCGATGGTTGCCGGGATCGCGATGATCGGCCCGAAGCCCGACGCGGTGCCGACCGCCTGGTGGATCGGCCAGCCAAGGAACTTCATGTAAGCCGTGACATAGGCCCCGCCGCCGATGCCGATGAGCGTGGAAATCAGGCCGATGCCGAAACCTGCGACGAGGTTCCACGGCGCGGGCGGAAGCGCCGCGTCAGGGTTTGGCTCACTTTTGCCGAAGGCGAGTCGCGAGGCGATGAAGATGCACGACGCCGCGAACACGGCCTTGAGGAAGCTCGACGGCGCGCGCGACGCGATGAACACGCCGAGCACCGCGCCTGCCACAACCCACGGCCCGAGCCGCCGGATTACCTCCATCACCACCGCGCCGTGCTTGTTATGCGACCTTACCGAATTGATCGCGGTGGGGATGATGATGGCGAGCGATGTCGCCACGCAGACGCGCATGATGATGCTCTCGTCCACGCCGACCAACCGGAACAGCTCGTAGAGCACAGGGACGCTCACCGCGCCGCCGCCGATGCCGAGAAGGCCCGCGAGAAAGCCGGTGATGATGCCGCCGATAAGGAGCGCGATGGACAATTCCGCGATCTGATACCATGGCAGATGTTGAACGAGGTCGAGCATGGCGGGACATGAAATGAAGAGTTGAAAGGCGAGCGGAGACTACAGTTTTGCCGCGTGCATGCAATTATTATTATTTTCGGCCATTATTGTATGCATTTTCGTGCTTATCGCATGCATTTTATCACAAGGCTTCCGCCGGACGACGAACCGGTGCCCGATTTTGGTAGCTCGTCACGGCTTTGGTCGCGTACGGACATGCCGACAACGTATCGGCTAATCGAATTTCTAACACCGCGACCTTGCCCAGCGCATAGGGCCGGGGCGGTTTACGCGGCGATTGAAGGATTTCGCGCGTGCGACTCAAGCTTCACCGGCTGGTCACGCCGCGAGCGACGGCGCCTCTTCCACCCGCCGCGCCGCCTCGATAGCGGCGTGTATGATGTCCAACCCCGCGCCCGGCTTGACGCTTTCCTCGGTCAGCAGACGCCGGAAAGGCCGCGCGCCCGGCCTGCCGTTTACGAGCCCGAGCATATGGCGCGCGATGGCGGAAAGCCGCGTGCCGCGCTCAAGCTCGCGTTCGATGTAGGGTAGCATGCGCTCCAGAGCCTCGTGCGGCCGGAGCGGCGCAGCCGTCTCGCCATAAAGCGCGGCATCCACTTCGAGCAGCAACGCCGGGTTTTTGTACGCTGCGCGGCCGAGCATCACGCCGTCCACCATTTCGAGATGCTTCGCACTCTGTGCGATCGTCTCGATGCCGCCGTTGATGATGATCGTCAGTTCGGGGAACGCGGCCTTGAGACGATAGACGCGCTCGTAATCGAGCGGCGGCACGTCGCGGTTCTCGCGGGGCGATAGGCCCTTGAGCCACGCCTTGCGCGCATGAACGATGAAGATCTCGCAGCCCGACGCCGCCACCGTCTCGATGAAGCGCGTGAGGTCGGCCTCGCTGTCCTGCTCGTCGATGCCGATGCGGTTCTTCACGGTAACGGGGATCTGGCCGCCGACGGCGCTTTTTATCGCCGCCACGCACGACGCGACAAGCTCTGGCTCCGCCATCAGGCAAGCGCCGAACCGGCCCGATTGAACGCGGTCCGACGGGCAGCCGCAATTGAGGTTGATCTCGTCATAGCCGAAACCCGCGCCAATTTCGGCCGCGCGCGCGAGTTCGACCGGGTCCGAGCCGCCGAGTTGCAGCGCGACAGGATGCTCTGATGCGTCGAAGCCGAGAAGCCGCTCGCGGTCGCCGAACATGATGGCGCCGGACGTGACCATCTCGGTATAGAGTCGCGCGCGACGCGACAGTTGACGATGGAAGAAACGGCAATGCCGGTCCGTCCAATCCATCATGGGTGCTACGCAGAAGCGCCAATCGGCCCCTTCTGAGGATTTTTCCTTATTTAGCAGTAGCATATATTCGAAACCGATCTTCTTCGTTGCGCCCGTTCTTGTCTGATTTTACCCCGTTTGCGCCCATTTTTTCAATGTGGTACGACATATGTCGTACTTCTGAGGGGCGCTGTCGTACCATGGGGACCATCCTTCCACGAAAGAGAAAAGACGGGTCCATAGGATATATCGCGCAAATCTTCATTAAGCGCGAGGGAAAGAGACATCGTGAGGCGCGGACCTTTGATCGAAAACAAGCTGCCGCAGCATGGATCAAGAAGCGCGAAACCGAAATTTCAAGGTCCGACGCGCTTTTTGGCGTAAGCCAGACCAAAAGAAACGCTCTGCTTCGAGACGCCATCAACCGCTATGTCGCCGAGAGCCGCAAGGAAATTGGTCGAACGAAAGCGCAGGTTCTGAACGCGATCAAAACCTTTGATATCGCCGACATGCCTTGCGCCGACATACGGTCTCAGGACATCGTCGAGTTCGCAACAATGCTTTCATCCGGACGCACACCGCAGACCGTCGCCAACTATTTATCGCATCTCTCGGCTGTGTTTCGGATCGCAAATCCTGCGTGGGGATATGCGCTCGATCCACAGGCCATGAAAAACGCCTTCGTTGTCACCACGAATCTTGGCCTAACTGGCAAGTCAAGGGCTCGTGACCGCCGCCCGACGATTGCCGAACTCCACCTCATCCTGGATCATTTCACAAAGCAGCGAAGGCGCGCGCCGCAGGCTGCTCCGATGGCCGCAATCGCGGTCTTCGCTCTGTTTTCCACGCGACGTCAGGAAGAGATCGTCCGTATTCAGTGGAAGGACCTCGATCGCGACAGCAAGCGCGTTCTCGTGCGCGACATGAAACACCCCGGCGAAAAGATCGGCAACGACGTGTGGGTCGACATTCCCGATCATGCATTCCGGGTCATCGAGGCCATGCCTCGAAAAGATGAGCGCATCTTCCCGTACAGCACAGATGCGGTAAGCTCCGCGTTTACACGCGCCGGAAAGCTGCTTGGAATTGACGATCTGAATTTCCATGACCTCAGACACGAAGGCGTTTCGCGTCTCTTCGAGATGGGATGGAGTATTCCACGTGTCGCCGCCGTTTCCGGTCATCGATCATGGCAATCGCTGAAGCGGTATACACACCTGCGGCAAGCCGGGGACAAGTACGAGGAATGGCCATGGCTCGATAGGGTCTGCACCGACCTCATCGCACATGAGCGTGAACGCTAAGAACAGCGCCCCTCAGGGGAGCACTGACAAATCGTCAAGCGCTTCTGGATCGCCGAGCGCGGCTTCCGAAATCGCTCGCCTTCCATCCTCTGAAAGCCGCGCAAACTTGTCCGGCCTTTCAGTCCAGAACTTCGCTAGAACAGGATCAAGCGCCCGCAAGCCGCCTTTACCTTGCTCGTCTTGCGCCGTTCCTGTGGCTTCTGATTTCCGCGAGGGCTCGACGCCAAGTTTTAGCGCGACACCCGCTCCTCTTTCATCCGTCGGATCGAGAAATGCAACGCCGTTCGATTCAAGCGCCTCTTGAAGCTTGACCATAGTGGCGTAATAGGCCCGCCCCCCCGCTTCGGCACGCGCGATCGTGCTTTTGTCGATCCCGGTGATTTCCGCGAGATCGCGAACCGTGAGCTTAAGCGCTGCGCGCGCCATACGGAGCTGGTCTCCTGTAATCGCCATGCCTATTTTGTCTCATTCTTGCGGACAATGTTGCATAAAGATTAACCCTCGCGTACAGTGTCCGCGTAATCGCCGCTCAGTACGGACATTGCCATGCAATTGAGCACTGCGGAACTGAAATCAGTTGCGACGCTGATCGGGCGCGCTCGTCTATTTGTGGAAGATGCCCTCAGCGTTGCCGAAAGTGGAGGCGACGTTGGCGTCACGGCGCGAGTGAAGACGCTCCTTTTTCGAGCGCGCGATGTCGAGCAGGACATTGAGGCCCGCCTTGCGGCTGCCGAGAAGGCGGAGCGGCAATCGTGATTTTTACTCGCCTAGAGGTAGAAGCTGCGCGCGGCTTCGTCCGGCAGGCGCGCGCCTTGGCCGAAGCTGTCGCGGAAATCCTACGCCGTGGTGGCGATGAGGAAGGCGCCGAGCGCATGGATGCAATCCTCGACGCCCTTGACGCGGAAGCGGAATATCTGATGCGTCGGTCAGCGGCCACGCCTATTGGAGGCCGCGCTTGATCGCCATGGAATGGCGAAAGCTTACGGCGAGCGCGTGCCTGTAAAAGCGCGCGCGGCTGCATGGGCGCAATTCGCGCAGCGCAGACGCACTGAGGCATTCATCGATATAAGACGCCGTCGGCAGGCTCGCGTACTCTACCGCGTAGACGGTAGGGTCCTATGGCTCTCCATTCGGGGCTCTTTTCTCTTCCAATGGACACGGTGGGCGTGGACGCCGCTCAAAAGGCTTGGGAAGGCTTCATGAGCGCGGCTCGCTGCGAGGCGCTGCGTTGATGGCGGGACCGAGCTCAATTTCTGGAAAAGTGACGAAGAGGGCGGACAAGGCTCTTGATCAATCGACTGATAGTGCATAGACAATCATAAGTGAGGCGCTACGGCCCTCAATGAAACTCCTCAAACCGGTCCGAGCCGATGGTGACCCAATCAATCCGGCCATTTTCAGGGCCTTACCTTAGGCCAAGCGCGCCCTTTCGTGCGGGGCTCCCGGCCCCGCAAATCCACAGCGATGTTTTCATCGCCGACACCGCGAAGATTTTGGGAGACGTGCACATCGCGGAAGGCGCCAGCGTCTGGCATTATGCCGTCATAAGAGGTGACGCCAACGCGATCCGGATCGGCCGGCAAGCGAACATTCAGGATGGTGCGATCATCCATTGCAGAGCCGCCCATCCCGTGAGCATCGGAGATGGGGTTTCTATCGGTCACGGCACCATCCTTCACGGATGCACGATCGCAAATCATTGCCTCATCGGACTTGGCGCACGGGTGCTCGACGGCGTGCGGCTCGCAGAAGATACGCTTGTCGGTGCCGCTGCGCTCGTGCTCCCCGGTGTCGAGTATCCCGCGAATGTCCTTCTAATCGGCGCACCGGCTCGAATTGCCCGCCCGCTCACCGAGGGCGAGCGCCAGGAGATCAGGCTCAATGCCGAGCGCTACGTCTCTCTCAGCAGGGTTTACGAGGCCGCGTAGCTCGCTGCCGCGGGTGCGACGAATAGCGAAGATGATCGTGTGAGAAAGCGAAATTTGAGCCATTTTTTGGCGAAGCCCCAAGGCAGGCTCGGAAACACATATACCAATATGACATTTTCGATGCCGCGTGAGACCGCCGCGCGTTTGAGCGACGCAGGGGCGGCGAGAGGCACGGATGTGCAAGGGGTCATCGAGCTTGCTGTCGATGAATGGCTTGCGCGCCAGGCCGAGATTCCACAGGCCTAGCGATAGCAACGTTCAGCGCCCGCTCGACGACAATCATGAAAGCGGGATTGATGCTCCGGCGCAGTCTTCAAAGCCTGCGATTTTCAAAGTGCCGAACGATAAGCGGGCTTATTGAAATGGGGTAACGAAATCCCCGCCCTTGACCATGCGAGATCAAAAGCGGCGCTCACGGATCTCGGGGCAAAGGTCGAAAGAGGCCGGGAGCGGAAGAAGCGGGTCTCCCGAAATGCTCAAGCGGCCACGCCGGCTTACAGATCTCATAGCGGGCCATGCTGGAGAAGCGCCAGCTGCGGGCAGAGAGGGCCAGCAGCAGACACGGCGGGGCGGCTGGGCTATGCTGGTCCGGGAATTGGGTGACACTCATGCACAATCACTACGAAGATATCCTTGAGCGAATCGCTGAACCGCCGACATGGTTCGACGATTATGGCGTGCCGCGGTTTGCAGACTTCTCGCCGCGGCGGCTCAGCAATATTTACGCGCGCGAGGCAGCGCTTGCCGAAGTCACATGCCAGGGGTGCGGCCGTATGTTTAAAGTTGCGCTCACAGACGTTTTCCCTCCTAAACAGTTGAGCTTAAGCGACGCAATCCGGCTCCGGCAGGTGCAATATGGTGACCCGCCGAACGTCAACTGCTGTGCCGCCGGTCCTACTATGACCAGCGTGATGCATAGAATTCTGCAGTATTGGTCGCGTGACTATGAAGTCGGCACGGACTGGCAGCGCGATCCAAAGCTTGAAGGAGAAGTTCTGGAACCACCGCTTGACCAACCGGATACGGTCGCAAGAGCACTTGCCGCCGTCGGCTCAGGCAAGCGGTCAATCCTCGTCATGTGCACCAGTCATCGGAACCGTTACGACCTCGCGGGCCGAATCACGGCGGCGATGGCAAATGATGGACGCGTCCTCGTCGCCTTTCACGAAAGTTACCCTGTCGTTGCTTGGAAGATGCTCGAAGGCCTCGTGCCGGCGGCGAGTATGGGTCATTGGAAAGATGGTCGCACTGTAACGCTGGCCGAATTCGCACGCGTCAAGGATATTCAACTCGCAACGATCGACAGCATTATAATTCTCGCGGGGCCGCGCCCTGTCTCCATATCGACGTTGACCCCAGTCGGCTTGGCAAGAAAAGAAGCTAGGCAAAAGGTCTGGAGCGATGTTGCCACCCAATTCGCCACCGAAGCTTGTAATAAGGTCCAGATCGAATTCGCGTTGGCGCATTCGATCTGTATGATCGCTAATCCTGACCTCGTGATCGACGGCGCGCAGTCTAAATAATCGCGGCTTTGGGTCAAGTGCGGGATTGTGTCGGCGTTTTCGGATAAGCCCGCAATGGGATCCATTAGCCGAAGTGGTGCGCTTGGAATCGCGAGAAAGCCTGCAGGACCGCTCCCGACCCGACTCGGAAAACTTGGCGACCGGGGATAAACGCCTGTCGGTTCGGCATTGCGTTCAACCGTCGCGGCGCAATGGGGTCTGGTGAGAAGCTCGATCAGGGACGAAAGCGGTGAGAGAGATACCCTTGACGCCAGAAACTTCGAGGATCGCTAGGCGGATCATCTGGTTCGAGCGGTCGTCTGCTGCGCTTTCCGATCCCGTTCGTTTCATGGCTTATGCTATGGCGCGCGCCACCCATGAGGACATGCAGGTGCTTCGCCGATATGTTCCGCTGGAAGACTTGGTCGAGGCGCTCGATCGGGCGCCGCCTGGGATCATCGACGCGCGATCTTGGGCGTATTCGAACCTGATTGCCGGCCGTTATCCCGCGCCTCCTTTGCCCAAGAGGCAGCTTTAGAGAGTCGCTGTTCGGCTGAATATGGCGTCGCGATCATGATTTGGCGGCACGTTCCGCGGCTGCAAGAGACTGAGAGAGGCTAATTGAACGCCGAGGTGCCAGCGCCTGGAGGGCGTTCGGATGAAAGCGAAGACAACGAGCCCGACGGCTTGACGGCTCTCGATTGCGAGTTGGTCGACCATTGGCGCAAGCGACCACAGCTTTGGCACTCGCTTTCGGAGACAGGTCAGCTTGTGCTGTCCCGCGAAATGTTTGGCGAGGATTGCGCAAACGAGGTGCGCCCCGGAGAATGAGGCGCGACCCCTGATCCTTCGTCGTGTCCTCCCGAATCAAGGACGGTGGAGCCCTCGAAGGCTGAGCTTCGCTCCGACCCGGTCTCGGCAAACGGGCTCAGCGAGACGAAGCAAGAGAGCTTTTAGATAAGGCGCGGGACGCGGGATCGCGGGCGTGATTTTGAGCGTGAGAGACGCGGCGGTGAGAAGCAGGAGCACGGCGAAGACGCGCTTTAGAAGCGTAACCGGCAGGCTATGCGCGAGCCTCGCTCCAACAGGCGCAGTCAGAACGCTTGCGACGCCGATTGCGCCGACAGCCGGCATGAAAATCGCGCCCGCGCAAGCGGTGGAACAGCCTTCGGGCGAAGGCGCGAGAAGATAGCCTGCAACGCCCGCCGCAGCGAGCGGAAGGCCGAGCGCGGACGCCGTTCCGATCGCCTTCTTCATGGACACGAAGCGCGACAGGATCGGGACGCAGAAGAAGGCTCCGCCAAATCCGAGAAGCGCCGCAAGCGCCCCGCCGCTCACACTCTTCAGCGCGGTCTCTGCCAGGCGTTTGGCGCCAAGTCGGTCCAGGGCGGCGGCTTGTTTCGCCCTTTCGGGCCTCAGCACCCCC of Rhodomicrobium vannielii ATCC 17100 contains these proteins:
- a CDS encoding sulfite exporter TauE/SafE family protein, with product MLDLVQHLPWYQIAELSIALLIGGIITGFLAGLLGIGGGAVSVPVLYELFRLVGVDESIIMRVCVATSLAIIIPTAINSVRSHNKHGAVVMEVIRRLGPWVVAGAVLGVFIASRAPSSFLKAVFAASCIFIASRLAFGKSEPNPDAALPPAPWNLVAGFGIGLISTLIGIGGGAYVTAYMKFLGWPIHQAVGTASGFGPIIAIPATIGYIVEGWNVAALPPLSAGYVSLLGFIVLGPVSVLAAPLGAKVAHRLSRRTLEITFMSFLLFIAGRFIVSLLWGV
- the rarD gene encoding EamA family transporter RarD, translating into MHGLGFALATYFIWGLLPLYLALLKPASALEILAQRILWSLVFLLAWLLLSGHLRALMRRLDLRLVGLYALAAVLISINWGVYILAVTTNRTVEASLGYFILPIVNVIIGRIALGERLSSVQAAGVLTAAAGVTYLCLGAQSVPWIAFTLALSFGFYGLIKKTAPLPAAEGLFLETAILALPAAVLLWIMGMRGELAMLHGPVSLDLLLAGSGMVTVVPLITFALAAKRVPLSTIGMLQYLAPTLQFLIGVFVFGELLTEAKLAGFAIIWCGLIVYLYGLARRPHPAALPG
- the msrP gene encoding protein-methionine-sulfoxide reductase catalytic subunit MsrP — protein: MSDKRADQPACDPDRGKKSVRQSAAVGTRDALGPPIPSSEITPRALYLRRREFIGGAIASLALGLPSPSNAEPLAFDKGPFGTTEPLTPKKDVTTYNNFYEFGTDKGDPASYAGKLKTSPWSVAIDGLVAKPATLALDDILKLAPLEERIYRLRCVEGWSMVIPWIGFPLSALLARVEPLGSAKFVAFETLVRPSEMPGQRGFFQPLDWPYREGLRLDEAMHPLTILAVGLYGETLPNQNGAPLRLVVPWKYGFKSIKSIVRVSLVERQPPTSWNMQNPREYGFYSNVNPAVDHPRWSQATERRIGEGGLFAPRRPTLPFNGYGEQVASLYAGMDLKTYF
- a CDS encoding sensor domain-containing phosphodiesterase, with translation MVLCLCAAWTAAALMSSSPASAVEPIVVGSAQEKIDITLLGEFYERRGDKIAAETAANADGIAGRMTVSAKTPGTNPSWIVFALSNPTDKPVMRFLSAQRYDIVNSGVFKPDLDAPRITNVTPSLGFRPERVEDYDFLDIYRLSIEPGTTVTFIVELASASVPRLYLSSAQNFGKRLRDVNLLNGILLGITGLLALFFTVIFAVNHKSIFPAAALLAWSALAYLCVDFGFWHKLFQLSSEDNGTYRAMTEASFAASLVIFLYAFLNLRLWHSWISMAFFGWIVAQLGLIFFGLVDAQATMSLARLSLIPISVIGTAVIVFLALRGQERALSLLPVWMLFLLWLFAAAVIVTGKMSGDVAVVAISAGLVVFVMLIGLTVTQYAFQSADPGASGEDPGQFKLRVMALEASGASVWEWDGRRNEINAGPEVENALGVPPGTLRCSQDAWLQNLHASDRERMRLTLWTLRERQGGDINLEFRMKRADGGYLWYELRAAVTPQRTTRQLRGVGLLRNVNAQKRAQERLLHNAIRDGLTGLPNRELFLDRLQFAVARAQQENLKPTVFFVDLDALKNQSRSADFATNDGVLLTISRRLQRYISQQDTLARVSALQFAILISDDTEPRHIAMLAERVRRSLRTPMKVGGRDLVLTGSIGIAMYDGTQEHAEDLLREAESAMYRAKRAGPDRIELFKPEMRGATDERAIVQADLKHAIERRQIRILYQPIMRIADERLAGMEAFVVWEHPTLGKLSLPEFEAAAEAAGLSGELWSYVFERCIRQGARWHRILQRDDPIYLSINMSSQQLFHHDLVQNLRLIIGRETLPKGALRLEIAETLINANPEQAIEILDWLKSLNVSIALDEFGVSFSSLSYWNRLSIDAIKIDRSLVTLSDKDRSSAMVLKAVLSIAHELGKDVVAVGIDSEEDLAYVRALGCDYGQGFFYADLMSDKDVVNLLNAIARSTKRDNRAIEKEERRADRRAQKGREEESEKALVLAERETLTAGDGAPEASAKPSRAIGRRFRRGDASRTRTKGEAAAPKPEAATQAASLVPGQPPQPGQGFATDAPKPPGQPFPPFNKR